ctctctcttcctctgcgaCTTTTCagttttttttgtttttggctctgtcttcctctctcagcTGTTTCCATGTACACTACATGAGAGGAAAGACGCACATGCGGCGCCGGCTCgcacggaggaggaagggggaaacgCACACCTGCAGGAGAAGGGCTCACACAGGCAAGATTGCCTGGATATCGAGTGGGGCCCTCATCCGCAATCCTGCGGCAGAGTCCGTCTTCTTTTCGCGCCTCTCCCCTActtctcttgtgtgtgtgtgtgttgtgtgtgtctcttcttTACTACACCTCACCGACTGTTGTTTTCTTGTTTGCGGCTCGATTCGCGTCTGCTCGTTTTCCGCTTGTATGCGGGTCTCTATGTGCGTGCAGGCTCAAAGCCTCTAttgcctccctttcccttcgtGTATGGCACACACCCCACGGCgatctctccctcctccctcctcctccttccctcctcccacgtTCCGGCCTCCGCTTCTTTTTTGTTCTGGCAGCAACCATCAGTATGTttagcgaggaggagaggcaccACTTCcatgccccccctctctcttggtgTTTATGTAGTGAGGACACGAGGCACATGGGGCGGGGTGGGATGGCAGTGAACGGTGGGTGACAtgttcgtgcgtgtgcgtgacacagagcgagagaatcaggagaagggggagggagtcacacacgcacatagtGAGACAGGCATACGTGCGACTGTCATGCCTTTTGTTACTGGCCGCTGCTGATCTCCGCCAACAGCgtcgccttttctttttcaagCTCGTTTCCACCGTGAAGGGAAATATGACAGCCAAGAAGAATGAAAGGAACTGAGAGCGCGTGCGTTCGTGTTACTGTGCAGAGACGCAGCAAGCAGAACCCGCGCGTGGAGTTGCTAgagcacatgcgcacacagcTCTACGCTTCCTACTCCTTGCGCTTCTCCAGGCAGCGTTCGTGCCTCCGATGTTGTACACAACAGCTTCCATGTTTGCTCTCAacctgcctctccccctacACACTGGATCTCCACCCATCCAGGCATGcggagcgcacacacatccCCCTActctaccccctctctctgtctcttcttctctccctcgcgcacctctctctctttctcctcacGCAACCCGTCACGtagtcttctctctctgtttgtgtTTGCCGCCGCCCTTTTCTGTGATTTGTTCGGcattccctctctttctcagcGCCACATTTCAGCCCCgcaccttccctcttcctccggcctgtctcgccctctctcatCTCATTTCTTCGCGGCTCCCCGCTGTGGGCCCGCTCTTCTCCACACTAGAGACGGCTTTGTGCCTCTTCCGCCTGCCGTCTTCCATCCacaaagggaggagaggacaaGGTGGCGCCTCTGTGTTGTTGCGcactctctcaccctcctcacttctctcttctcgtaGTCTTGTTTCGCGTATAACCCCTACCTCTCcagcacacgcgtgcacccctctcccccatcatCTGTAGTCATGGCCGCCGCTGATCAACTCCGTTACGCGGCTCAGCTGATCGAGCTGGCGCGCAGCGAAGAGACGGAAGACGGCAACCCGCTCACAGCGGTGCGCTACTACACAACAGCGATGGAGATTATCGCCTCAGAGGCGTCGAACCTAGCGGCGTCGATTACGAGGAATGAGGCGCgtcgcttctttctctttcaaGTCCGGTCGAAGCTCGACATGTACTACCAACGCGCGGAACTGCTTCTGCAAGTCGCGAGCGGATCGGGGCTTCTCGACAAGCCCAGTATTGGCAACGGCGACACCCCGCCTTTCCAAGTTAGCTACCCACCTGCGCTCTAcacgccggcggtggcgagcgACAAGAGCAAtagtggcgacggcgcgggcggtggtggtagtgtACTTGGcattccgctgctgccacagcagaTGATGCCCACCGCTTCACCCCCTCAAACTCAATCTGGGCATGGCAACTCCAACGAGCTGCCGATAAGTCTCTACCTGAAGCCTGATGACGACGGaaccgcagcaccgccgccggtgacATCGGAGCTGGATCTTGACAAGCTCATGAAGAACCTCGGCGCACCACCAGATATGTAGCAGCGTaaaaggcaaagaggaagagcgtgatcgagtggcgtgtgtgcgagtgtgcacCAAGGTCTCCGTCGAAGCTTTTCTCTGCACTGGTgatctctctcccccttttttccctttgcctctcggtgtgtgtgtgtgtgtgtggcctgTAGgcgagtgagaggggggggggtacagagtagagagggaaagggaaaaggaggggggaagtcGTACGACCACatctttttcctcccctcctctcgcttcatCGTTTCCTTGTTAAGCTTCCTCGCATTTGTGCTCTCTATTGCGTGGggtctctcgctcttcctcgcctctttttcttgaccctcgctgctgccctctgATGCGTGGGTATCGCGTGACATGCGACTTTCTGCTTCGCGTGTATGGGCGCTCTTTCCTTGCGTTGCGCAGGCGGTTGCTCGACCTTCCTCTGCGCATGTCTCCGTCACTTTTTATCTGAGCACTATGccgtctctcccctccccccccctccccttccccccccaATCCTTTCGCTCTTGCCAACACTCACTCACCTGCACCTCTCCTgcattctctttctttgtaCGCATCGGTGGTGCTTTTTCTCAGACGAGCGCGTGagccgcccctcccccttccacGCACCGATGCCCCACGCAAAAGCAACGGCCTTCTGTGGACGCTCCCCAAGTCGCCTggtctcttttttgttgATCCGTCATGGTTCGTCTTCACGCGCCGTATGCCTTCTCcactgaggaggaggaggagatcgcCACCCCCGTGCTTTCTGGTGGCggctctcgttctctctcatGGGAGATGAAGTACATGTGACACCTACCTGAGACTCCCCTTCGCAGACCTACGCACGTACATGGCACACCTGATCACTCGTGTTCTGTCGATGCTGAATGGGGAGGTGGACATTATTTATGTTTCTTCTTCCGACGACGCTACTGTGCCGATCAATGTCAAAACAGAGAGGATCAGCCAAGGTGCCGCCATCGTGCCAcgcgcatacgcacaccTCTCGAGAGGGTAGCCAGCAGATCCGcgttcccctcctcctctactgGTGGtgttttcttcctttcccgTCGCCCTGTGACACTCTGGATGCTGCCTAGGCGTAAAAGAGACCGTGCTGTGCTTGAAGTGAGTGTCTTCGCACTTTGTCGTCAAGGCGCAGCTTTGGCTGAGTGATCGTGGCTGTGGATGCGCGCTTGTCGTAGCCGGCATGGCTGACAAAAaccaaaaaagaaaacgtaGTCACTCAAATTggaaagaggagcacacAGGCGGTTACACGCATCAGCAGACAAGTCCACTGAAGGCGCAGAGAGTGCGGATACTAACGTGTCATTGATGTGATCAGACTGGCCATATAAAATGAGCTTACGGTGTATGCCGTCAAGAGAGCGGTATCCACGATAGCCTATCTGCGCGCCTGTCATGTGCACCCCCCCTGTACACGCAGGCTTTCGCGCTCGAGTGATGTTCGACTGGAGCGCCTACACTCCGTTGTGAGCGAAGGGCTCaccggcgctggtgacggCGCCACAATCGTTTTcctgcttccctctttctaCCTCATCatttctccccctccacccctcaATCACTTTGTATCCTTTACCTTTCGAGCGCTGTCCGGTTCTTTTCCCCTtgctccctttctctctccctctctcactgcgCGCAGCTCTATCATCCCCCAGTCCCACGCAGCCATGGCGACCATTGGTATGTTTAACGAGGAGGGCGAGAACGTGGACCTCTACATCCCACGCAAGTGCCACGCGACGAACACGCTGATTGAGGCGCACGACCATGCCGCCGTGCAGATCTCGATCGCGAACGTTGGCTCGAACGGCGTGATCGAcggcacgacgacgacgctgtgCATTGCTGGCTACCTGCGCTCGCAGGGCGAGTCGGACCACGCGATCAACCACATCGCGATCGACCGCAGAATTGTGCGCATCAAGACCGGCAAGCCGAAGCGCGCGTCTAAGTCGAAGTCGAAGAAGCCCGCCGCGaggggcgccgccgctggtggtgctgctgcgcagaagGGGGCTCGCCCGTCTGCACAGAAGGGGGCTCGCCCGCCTGCCCAGAAGGGAGCCCGCCCGTCTGCACAGAAGGGGGCTCGCCCGCCTGCGCAGAAGGGAGCTGCCCCGACCCGCAAGAGCCGCGCTTAGAGGAAGAAGGCACAAGgtgcagaggaaaaggaTAAGGGGGTCATGCGTATGCGCcggtgtgcagctgtgcctggTGTGCCACATGGCGTAGGCATGCCACTgggggggcgggtggggaAGACGGAGGAGTGCGCGGGGCCAAAGGACGAAGATGCGATGGCGCAACGGGTCCGTCTTttccgcccctcccccctcttttcttttcgttctttctGCGGGGTTTCCTCTTCGGAccgagcggcggcggccctcGCTCCCTCCACGACACGCGGACCTGCGGAGCGAACAGGACACTGAGGATGTGGCCAAGACTCGTGTGTGGCCCGCTCGTTTtactttttcttttgtggaTTCGCTCTtgcgctctcgctctcccccctcgttTCTCACTGGCTACGCTCACAAAGCGTTTGTGCCCGCGTGCTTGCTTTGGTCCTCTTCGCATCTCTCCCCGGACTTCTGACGAGGTGACGGTGGATGGGGTAGGTGAaaggggcggaggagggtgagCGACGAGGGTGTCGTGAgcgggagaaaaagagcgtgAAAAGCAACTCACTTCCTTGAcgagcaaaaagaaaaacaaagaaaaagcggCACCGCTCAGCTCAACCGGTTTGTAGGCACGCGCATAGCATACGCAGGCGTgacggtgatggcggcgccaccgcttgcCAAGCCACCCACGCGAGCAAGAAGACGCATACGCTATACCGGCTGCAAGGCTAAGCAGCAGCCTATTTGCATGTATTTTGGGTCTCTGCATAAGCATCCTCTCGCTGAACCATTCGTATGCGCTTCCCCATACAAGAGGGACTCATAGCAAGAGACGAGGCAGCGGGTTTCCGCGCACAAACTCAACTTTCTtcgccgctttcttttcgcATCACTCTTCTTTTTCCCGTACTGGCTTCGAGCTTATAACGACAACAATACGCGGGCAATGCTCATCACCACCGCTTCACCGCTGCTCACCTGCATATCCCTCAACAGTGTGCCTACACAACTACCTCTGCTCAGCCCCGagtttcttcttcgctcaGCTCTATCTTCCACCGCCTGCAGCCATGGCGACCATTGGTATGTTCAACGAGGAGGGCGAGAACGTGGACCTCTACATCCCACGCAAGTGCCACGCGACGAACACGCTGATTGAGGCGCACGACCATGCCGCCGTGCAGATCTCGATCGCGAACGTTGGCTCGAACGGCGTGATCGAcggcacgacgacgacgctgtgCATTGCTGGCTACCTGCGCTCGCAGGGCGAGTCGGACCACGCGATCAACCACATCGCGATCGACCGCAGAATTGTGCGCATCAAGACCGGCAAGCCGAAGCGCGCGTCTAAGTCGAAGTCGAAGAAGCCCGCCGCGaggggcgccgccgctggtggtgctgctgcgcagaagGGGGCTCGCCCGTCTGCCCAGAAGGGGGCTCGCCCGCCTGCCCAGAAGGGAGCCCGCCCGTCTGCACAGAAGGGGGCTCGCCCGCCTGCCCAGAAGGGAGCCCGCCCGTCTGCACAGAAGGGGGCTCGCCCGCCTGCGCAGAAGGGAGCTGCCCCGACCCGCAAGAGCCGCGCTTAGAGGAAGAGCGGGAGAGCTcaaatgaaaagaaaaaagggtgAAAGCGAGAAGACCCACAGCAGTaaaagagaagggcgtgTTTTTGTAGCTCTactgtgagtgtgtgtgtgtgtgtgtgctccggTTTGCACCTGcagcctccctccctccctgcctgcctgcctgcctgcctgtctgtgtgtgtgtgtgtgtgtgtgtgtgtccgctTCTCAGCTTAAGcctcacttttttttttttctgtttgctcttgtctctccctccctcacttcgcatttcttttccccctccgttgtgctgctgttcgGTGTCTGtcatttctcttttctcttgaATGTCTTGTGCGCggctcctttttctttcgttcctCGTCGCGTCAACGtcaggagggagaggagcagaggcaGTCGTTGGAAGCTGCCtggtcagctgctgcacccacgcacctCTCGACTCACTCGGTCGTCTACATCCTTACTCACGTCCCCACCCCCGCACACCCTCCCTAAGTTCCGCTCAGCGCAGCTGAGGGGCTAACCCAACTACtaacacacatacacccacacacagaacTGTAGACGAGGCATTCATTGGAGTTATTGGCCGTCTCACTCTccgtgcaggtgtgtgtgcgcgcgcttgtgtgtgtgtgtgtgggagagagagagaggtgtctGCTCGATACGAGACGGGCACAGGGGACGGGGGCATGCACGAGGTTCTCGAGGTTGTGGTAGTGATGGCTAAGaggagacgaggaggcgcagcacccTCGGTGATTCCCCCGCATCTCTTTGCCACGTTTAcatcacctctctccttccgcaTTTTTTTTGTTCATGTTTGCTATCGTGTGCCGCGCACCGCCGCATCAATGCCGCCTGCTGCTTCGACCCCACCATCGTTGTTGTCCGATCTTGGCTTTAGGGGGAGTGTCTGCAGTGGTACGCTGGCAAcgccggtgccggtggcggtggcgcatgtaggcggaggggagggaaggtgcGAGTCACAGGCAATGACAAGGTAGTTCTGGTGTACTTTATAGTCGGCTTCGTCTGGAGCGCTTCTGCATCCTCTCCAGCTCgcacgaagaaaaaaggggacTTGCGGAGCTGAGAAAAatagggagggaggaagaggggacgGAGAAGGTAACAGTGAGTGGGGGATTGTGCATAGGGCATAAATGCTATCATGCATGCTCGTACAAACGGGTAGCAGGCAGCACCTCCTAGCTGCAGTTCTTTGCCCCTGTTTCGTTGGTGATTCCTCCCCCGAAGTTCCCCCGcagtttcttttttttttcgtgtgaTGCTTTTCTGCGAAGTTTGGAGTTGCCTCACAGCGGCAAACCAGCGGAGAGTCGGCTGggccttctcttttgcgcTCTTCCAGATGTGTACTTcttgtgctgcgccgccgcgtgttcgcgcgctttttttttttctcccgcTCCCCGCCCCACtccgtcccccctctcggtgcgcacgtgcgtttCTTTCCCCTGCCTCTTCGTGCCGCTTCTTATGGGCTACAGGAtacagaggggagggggcgaagcAGTGGCTCAGAGTAGGAGGCTGCCATTACCCATGAGGTGGACGGAACGCCTCACTGCTGAGAtattggggggaggggtgaatGAGGTGCCATGTGGTGTTGCTGGGGTCATTCGGcaagtgggagggggagggatcaaaacaaaaagaaagaaatAGCAGCACCAGTGACGAGACGGCATCAGTGATGGAAAGGTCTATGGACACACGTGATTGGGTCAGAAGGGGAGCGCCTCGGCCAGATAGGGGGTAAGCGCATACACGCATATACACACCGGCCAATGTATGCATGCAGCTCTTGCTCATGTCGTACTGTCTTTTCCTTTGATCTTTCTAATTTTTGTTTCTTGCACAATTATTGAGAGCTtggacgaggagagagagggggcgcgCGCGTAGGGGCggggcgaaggaggaggagtgttTGGCACATCATAGCACTAGGAGCTTggctcccctcttcttgctgtgccgcttcttccctcctttcctctctctcaaTCACTAACGCATCATTtcagcacaacaacaaaaagaaacgaacaagacagcaacagcagcagcagcagtgcgcgcgcatccacacacaaaaaTACGTTATATAGTGGTTGATGTGAGCATCTGGCGCTATGCCGCGGATAGCAATGGAGGGCTCTACGTGACGGTATctcagagagagggcaggtGGGGATGTGCGGGAAGGGGGATGTAAGATGCCCACAAGATGCATGCGATTGCCCGTTTAGTTGTTTAGGGACCTCAATGTactttgccccccccccctctttctcagAGCTTGCGATCTCGAAGGCATATCTGTACcctcgcactgctgctggatcATCGCACCAACCTGCCAGCTGAGTTACTTCCATGCCGCCCTGCTTTGTCTTCATGACGACACCTACATGGACTCCTTGAACCTTCACTCATTGCTATGCTtgctgcgctctctctttcaccgccTTTTCACCCTCTTACATCGTTGACCTGAGTGCGGTCTCACTTAACAAGCAAGTCTCAGTGCGGGGTATGCCCTGCACTAGCCTGctgagacgcacacacgtacaccgaACGCATTTTTCAGCTGTGCACAGGCGCGCGGTAGGCTAGAAAGTCGTCGTCATGTCCGGTGTCAATGCATGGGGGCGCATGCACACCCCAGCAAAGCAGTCGCAGCTCACGCTTGACATGTTTGAGGAGTGGAAGGCAAAGCAGAACGAAGATATCTCTCAGCGCGGTGCCGACCGCGATccggcagtggaggaggagcacaacCGCCACATGCTGCGGCAGAACCTGAACGCCTACGTGTGCTACAAGGAGCTAGACAAGTACACGACATGCCTCGAAGACAAGAAGTTGATCCGTCGTCGCAGCGGCGAAGACAACgcaagaggcggcggcaccggtgtCTCCAGCATCGCCTCATCCGTTGAGATCAACACACAGAACAAGGCGAACGAGAAACTGTGTCGGGCGACGCACAATGCGTACGTCTCATGCATGAGCTCACAGA
This portion of the Leishmania panamensis strain MHOM/PA/94/PSC-1 chromosome 11 sequence genome encodes:
- a CDS encoding hypothetical protein (TriTrypDB/GeneDB-style sysID: LpmP.11.0800), encoding MSGVNAWGRMHTPAKQSQLTLDMFEEWKAKQNEDISQRGADRDPAVEEEHNRHMLRQNLNAYVCYKELDKYTTCLEDKKLIRRRSGEDNARGGGTGVSSIASSVEINTQNKANEKLCRATHNAYVSCMSSQSNQQLVLESASLEPHCTERRATLFHCLHENQVSEAQTSTPQCTDAYRRLLRCGLNHLWNHYWRELTKFSDTDEFHLYELSRDDNKKQAYLRAITTSEAEQQSHLREARDIALGYYLDPKDAQRSDL
- a CDS encoding hypothetical protein (TriTrypDB/GeneDB-style sysID: LpmP.11.0770), with amino-acid sequence MAAADQLRYAAQLIELARSEETEDGNPLTAVRYYTTAMEIIASEASNLAASITRNEARRFFLFQVRSKLDMYYQRAELLLQVASGSGLLDKPSIGNGDTPPFQVSYPPALYTPAVASDKSNSGDGAGGGGSVLGIPLLPQQMMPTASPPQTQSGHGNSNELPISLYLKPDDDGTAAPPPVTSELDLDKLMKNLGAPPDM
- a CDS encoding 40S ribosomal protein S21, putative (TriTrypDB/GeneDB-style sysID: LpmP.11.0780), with the protein product MATIGMFNEEGENVDLYIPRKCHATNTLIEAHDHAAVQISIANVGSNGVIDGTTTTLCIAGYLRSQGESDHAINHIAIDRRIVRIKTGKPKRASKSKSKKPAARGAAAGGAAAQKGARPSAQKGARPPAQKGARPSAQKGARPPAQKGAAPTRKSRA
- a CDS encoding 40S ribosomal protein S21, putative (TriTrypDB/GeneDB-style sysID: LpmP.11.0790), whose amino-acid sequence is MATIGMFNEEGENVDLYIPRKCHATNTLIEAHDHAAVQISIANVGSNGVIDGTTTTLCIAGYLRSQGESDHAINHIAIDRRIVRIKTGKPKRASKSKSKKPAARGAAAGGAAAQKGARPSAQKGARPPAQKGARPSAQKGARPPAQKGARPSAQKGARPPAQKGAAPTRKSRA